Proteins found in one Triticum urartu cultivar G1812 chromosome 4, Tu2.1, whole genome shotgun sequence genomic segment:
- the LOC125550132 gene encoding short-chain dehydrogenase TIC 32, chloroplastic-like: protein MLPWIFSRKGASGFSWASTADQVTAGVSAAGLTAIVTGASSGIGAETARVLAARGAHVVMAVRNLAAAEDVRQAVLAETPAASMEVMELDLSSLASVRKFADDFAARGLPLNILINNAGVMATPFSLSKDGIEMQFATNHVGHFLLTHLLLETMKKTSRESNVEGRIVNVSSEGHRFAYKEGIRFAKLNDEEEYSTIAAYGQSKLANILHANELARRFKEEGVNITANSLHPGSIITNLLRHHSIIDVMSRTLGRLVLKNVQQGAATQCYVALHPGAKGVSGKYWSDSNLYEPSDKAKDVELGKKLWDCTLDLVVA from the exons ATGCTGCCTTGGATCTTCAGCCGCAAGGGCGCCTCGGGCTTCTCCTGGGCATCCACCGCCGACCAGGTCACCGCCGGCGTCTCCGCAGCCGGCCTCACCGCAATAGTCACCG GTGCGTCGAGCGGGATCGGCGCGGAGACGGCGCGGGTGCTGGCGGCGCGCGGGGCCCACGTCGTCATGGCCGTCAGGAACCTCGCCGCCGCAGAGGACGTGCGGCAGGCCGTCCTCGCCGAGACCCCCGCGGCGAGCATGGAGGTGATGGAGCTGGACCTCTCCTCCCTGGCCTCCGTCCGCAAGTTCGCCGACGACTTCGCCGCCAGGGGACTCCCGCTCAACATCCTCAT CAACAACGCAGGGGTAATGGCGACCCCTTTCTCCCTCTCAAAGGATGGCATCGAGATGCAGTTTGCAACTAACCATGTCG GGCATTTTCTGTTGACACATCTTCTGCTGGAGACCATGAAGAAGACCTCTCGTGAATCAAACGTGGAAGGAAGAATTGTTAATGTTTCGTCAGAGGGGCACAGGTTTGCATACAAGGAAGGCATCCGTTTCGCCAAGCTAAATGACGAGGAAGA GTATAGCACCATTGCAGCATACGGGCAGTCAAAGCTTGCCAACATTTTACACGCTAATGAACTTGCCAGGAGATTTAAG GAAGAGGGTGTTAACATCACTGCGAACTCTCTGCATCCTGGATCTATCATCACGAACCTTCTTCGCCACCACAGCATCATAGATG TCATGAGCCGGACGCTTGGTAGACTGGTGCTGAAGAACGTCCAGCAG GGGGCTGCGACGCAGTGCTACGTGGCGCTGCACCCGGGCGCGAAGGGGGTGTCGGGGAAGTACTGGAGCGACAGCAACCTGTACGAGCCGAGCGacaaggccaaggacgtggagctggGGAAGAAGCTGTGGGACTGCACCCTCGACCTCGTCGTGGCCTGA
- the LOC125553296 gene encoding uncharacterized protein LOC125553296 gives MSSFQGWIDLPPELLSRVADGLDDLRSYTSVRGTCTAWRRALAPPTPSLLVLHRDGPSCPNALHPMRGSFEFTSTYPIRSCLGCGGGWLALSVCLYDGQSLLTLFHPVTAAEILLPPLIYDTRLLSKIVFVPDPTRDDFTAATICDIDRLAYVTAGARRWAILDRVRLATGDQLINVVYHQNGMVYCLTRFGNVYVLHLPERRRREPVIIKDQTLAEDLVTRNRRIIQMHNVGSDMNAPASVQPLLLSSASSFTPVYIAVSDLTSAKNLFRIASCTVTLHLAGGGHRRIEDDEIFVLKYDPRRRPCWDAVADLGGYCDARIIKPQ, from the exons ATGTCGTCGTTCCAAGGCTGGATAGATCTGCCGCCGGAGCTCCTTTCTCGCGTCGCCGATGGCCTCGACGACCTCAGGTCCTACACCAGCGTGCGGGGCACCTGCACGGCATGGCGTCGCGCGCTCGCGCCACCTACGCCATCGCTGCTCGTCCTCCACCGCGACG GCCCGTCCTGCCCCAACGCCTTGCACCCGATGCGCGGCTCCTTCGAGTTCACGTCCACCTACCCGATTAGGAGCTGCCTCGGTTGCGGAGGCGGGTGGCTTGCCCTTTCCGTCTGCCTCTACGACGGCCAAAGCCTGCTCACCCTCTTCCACCCAGTCACCGCCGCCGAGATTCTGCTACCGCCGCTCATCTACGACACCCGCTTGCTCTCCAAGATCGTCTTCGTGCCTGACCCCACTAGGGACGACTTCACCGCCGCCACCATCTGCGACATCGACAGGCTCGCCTACGTCACCGCGGGGGCCAGGAGGTGGGCCATCCTTGACCGCGTCCGTCTTGCCACCGGAGACCAGCTCATCAATGTCGTCTACCATCAAAATGGTATGGTTTACTGCCTCACTCGGTTTGGGAATGTTTATGTGCTCCACCTACCGGAACGCCGCCGCCGCGAACCCGTCATCATCAAGGACCAGACATTAGCAGAGGATCTTGTAACGCGTAACAGGCGCATCATTCAAATGCACAATGTCGGATCGGACATGAACGCGCCGGCTAGCGTGCAACCACTGCTCTTGTCTTCGGCGAGCAGTTTCACCCCAGTGTACATCGCTGTTTCGGATTTGACGAGTGCCAAGAACCTGTTTCGGATTGCTAGTTGTACGGTCACTTTGCATCTGGCGGGAGGCGGTCATCGCCGTATAGAGGATGATGAAATATTTGTTCTCAAGTATGATCCCCGACGCAGGCCTTGCTGGGACGCGGTGGCTGACTTGGGGGGAtactgtgacgcccggataattaagccaCAGTAA